Proteins encoded within one genomic window of Alteribacter populi:
- a CDS encoding phage tail tube protein: MARLKNALRGHFVQAYSPGEDEPGTEWLELAKYISTIGDDTQEETEDEAFYDSDGTPETTVTSVAGAYTPEGVYDPDDEAQALIAGLKYKTGDGRKIWHKVVSSDGKKEWVGRATVTAIVAGAGEASAYETFSCNIRFDSIPEETDLTEPEG, from the coding sequence ATGGCTAGATTAAAAAACGCATTACGAGGGCACTTTGTGCAAGCTTATTCACCGGGCGAAGATGAGCCGGGAACTGAATGGTTAGAGTTGGCTAAATATATCTCCACAATCGGCGACGATACGCAGGAGGAAACGGAGGATGAGGCTTTCTATGATTCTGACGGGACGCCGGAAACTACCGTCACTTCCGTAGCTGGCGCATACACACCCGAGGGAGTTTATGACCCAGATGACGAAGCGCAGGCGCTGATTGCTGGGTTAAAATACAAAACTGGTGACGGACGTAAGATTTGGCACAAAGTTGTTTCTTCTGACGGTAAAAAAGAGTGGGTAGGTCGTGCGACAGTAACCGCAATCGTTGCAGGTGCTGGTGAAGCCAGTGCCTATGAAACATTTAGTTGTAATATCCGATTTGATAGTATTCCAGAAGAAACAGATTTAACAGAACCAGAAGGATAA
- a CDS encoding Gp15 family bacteriophage protein encodes MRLNDPLVTSFVYEGKEYPLNLAFDNVLDVFDVLDDKTLRDHEKAEINVELLSGESLKGEESINLWNYIYENFIEIENKKPIEYDLKGNPLPVKKDNKKMIDFDKDAEYIFASFQQAYNMNLFQMQGKMHWLEFQSLLNGLPTNTIMQRIIQIRLWEPSKGESSEYKANMRELQKVYALEDTDEQAE; translated from the coding sequence ATGCGATTAAACGACCCTTTAGTCACCTCTTTTGTTTACGAGGGAAAAGAATACCCTTTGAACTTAGCGTTCGACAACGTCCTAGACGTATTCGATGTCCTTGATGATAAAACTCTTAGAGATCACGAAAAGGCTGAAATTAACGTTGAACTGCTTTCGGGTGAGTCTCTCAAGGGCGAAGAATCTATTAATCTTTGGAATTACATCTACGAAAATTTTATCGAGATCGAGAATAAAAAACCTATTGAGTACGATTTGAAAGGCAATCCCTTGCCTGTGAAAAAGGATAACAAGAAGATGATTGACTTCGACAAGGATGCCGAGTACATTTTCGCCTCATTTCAACAAGCCTATAATATGAATTTATTTCAAATGCAAGGAAAAATGCACTGGTTAGAATTCCAATCTCTTTTAAATGGTTTACCCACAAACACGATCATGCAACGGATCATCCAGATAAGACTATGGGAACCGAGTAAAGGTGAATCAAGCGAATATAAGGCAAATATGCGTGAGTTGCAGAAGGTGTATGCGCTTGAGGATACAGACGAGCAAGCGGAATAA
- a CDS encoding tape measure protein — translation MADGRISIQIDVDGKQVNVASKELDNLESSGHKAGEGARQAGDGLKGVGEESNKASGNIKKIASALGLVAIGAAAFQVLRASMDDAISRFDTLNQFPKVMEQIGFSAEDSERAVQTLADGIDGLPTKLDDVTSTAQQIAVMTGDLDGAVDTTLALNNAFLASSASTSDAQRGLQQYVQMLAKGEVDLQSWRTLQETMGVALNDVAEAFGYAGDSAQHDLYDALQSGDVTFDDFNAKLIELSNETGGFADRAKTASSGIATSLSNLRYAVAIGIANMIESFSRLSENVTGRDLAENLDSLKVVVNAAFEAMGNAIVRTTPYVEAFASGVSATIPVVKALSPVLIGMATAYAMHAVIGKTIATLKASQAVITTVTALKKAYTLAIMQNTTGYVTNAAAAKVSAAATKARSVLLATATAAELLFTRQITLAQAAMLAKAAAARVLGAALRFMMGPVGWVTAGIGALVGATIAVVNWFRRSSEEAERLNDETEELSGSTNELTDELNNTSQAYKDNAKDIEATANKNSELAKQIDELSAKENKSAADKALLASHIESLNSSVDGLNLAYDEEAGALNMSSQELEARLDLMKETEAGMAAQERLTEIIEEQNEAQMKLDEINNLREEWNQKLEEGSVKSGEHKDAVAELDEQEEALKETLVLLAEQYGITEEQIITATENATTAVEEGNLRQITSYEELKDEHKEAFDNMKEKYDELADNATNAFDRMNDESKVTADEMIDNLEHNQQMTEQWGENVAELYDWAGKEGHDGFLQWLETMGPESAAELQVVSDMSEGELDRFAELMGEGANVATDSLKTSLGDGFDEAVDVMTGFVDDGSSTLRDQIENSGFDEIGSMIPEGLIDGVEGGAPKVEGTSSQLAEGTADAFKREAGIQSPSTVFRGFGSDITEGLSLGITDGTNRVVQAIQKMFKSVQDDSERSFKTITQNHDQSVSVIERTLNKLPGITQKAMSNMLNRLRSGATSQVAIMRSLSSNLTSPFSRTPSQFNSIGRNAMSGLNAGLIAGRGRVMSTARSIANQVASTMQRSLRIHSPSRVMKDDVGKWIPEGIAIGIRDNAKSVYKELDNLSDNMITTATPEQAAGANRMAYSSGGSVVDAARQASTVSVNRSQDRPNEKQPAFITMILGGKEFKTFVKDITQVQEREQHTLKMFRG, via the coding sequence TTGGCAGATGGACGTATCAGTATACAAATTGACGTTGACGGAAAACAGGTTAATGTCGCATCTAAGGAATTAGACAATCTTGAATCATCCGGTCATAAAGCCGGAGAAGGAGCCAGACAAGCCGGAGATGGATTAAAAGGCGTTGGGGAAGAATCCAACAAAGCATCTGGCAACATTAAAAAGATTGCTAGTGCATTAGGACTCGTGGCAATTGGAGCCGCGGCATTTCAAGTGTTACGGGCATCTATGGACGATGCTATAAGCCGATTTGACACACTTAACCAATTTCCTAAAGTTATGGAACAAATAGGCTTTTCAGCCGAAGATTCTGAAAGGGCGGTGCAAACGTTAGCTGATGGCATTGACGGATTGCCCACTAAGTTAGATGACGTAACATCCACAGCGCAACAAATTGCTGTTATGACTGGTGATTTAGATGGAGCGGTTGATACAACACTTGCATTAAATAACGCATTTTTGGCAAGCTCAGCTAGTACATCTGATGCCCAACGCGGGTTACAACAATATGTACAAATGTTGGCAAAGGGTGAAGTGGATTTACAATCGTGGCGAACGTTACAAGAGACAATGGGCGTCGCTTTAAATGATGTAGCTGAGGCATTTGGTTATGCCGGAGATTCAGCTCAACATGATTTATACGATGCGTTACAGTCGGGGGATGTTACTTTCGATGACTTTAACGCCAAACTTATCGAGTTAAGCAACGAAACAGGTGGATTTGCTGACAGAGCAAAGACTGCCAGTAGTGGTATTGCTACATCGTTATCTAACCTAAGGTATGCGGTCGCAATAGGTATTGCAAACATGATTGAATCATTTAGTCGGTTATCGGAGAATGTTACAGGTAGGGACTTGGCAGAAAATCTTGACAGTCTAAAAGTTGTCGTGAACGCAGCGTTTGAGGCGATGGGTAATGCGATAGTAAGGACGACGCCTTATGTAGAAGCATTCGCTTCGGGTGTTAGTGCGACGATTCCGGTTGTTAAGGCATTGTCGCCTGTATTAATTGGCATGGCAACAGCTTATGCCATGCACGCGGTCATAGGCAAGACAATAGCGACGTTAAAGGCATCACAGGCGGTAATAACTACGGTTACTGCACTAAAAAAGGCGTACACGTTAGCGATAATGCAAAATACAACAGGGTATGTCACGAATGCGGCGGCGGCAAAAGTATCAGCGGCGGCGACAAAAGCAAGGTCGGTATTGTTAGCTACAGCTACCGCGGCGGAATTATTGTTTACAAGACAGATCACCTTAGCACAAGCCGCTATGTTAGCAAAGGCAGCGGCGGCACGAGTTTTAGGCGCGGCGTTACGGTTTATGATGGGTCCTGTTGGTTGGGTAACTGCCGGGATCGGAGCTTTAGTTGGTGCCACAATAGCGGTTGTCAATTGGTTTAGGCGATCGAGTGAAGAGGCCGAAAGACTGAATGATGAAACTGAAGAGTTAAGCGGTTCTACCAACGAATTAACCGATGAATTGAACAACACATCGCAGGCTTACAAGGATAACGCAAAAGATATAGAAGCAACAGCCAACAAGAATAGTGAACTAGCTAAACAAATTGATGAATTGTCAGCCAAAGAAAATAAAAGCGCAGCAGATAAAGCACTTCTTGCATCTCACATTGAAAGTTTAAATAGTTCTGTTGATGGTTTAAATCTCGCTTACGATGAAGAAGCGGGCGCACTCAATATGTCATCTCAAGAGCTGGAAGCCAGACTGGATTTAATGAAAGAAACAGAAGCTGGTATGGCGGCGCAAGAAAGACTAACTGAAATCATAGAAGAACAAAACGAAGCGCAAATGAAACTCGATGAGATTAACAACTTGCGTGAAGAATGGAATCAGAAACTAGAAGAAGGATCTGTCAAGAGTGGTGAGCATAAGGATGCCGTTGCGGAACTTGACGAGCAAGAAGAAGCTTTAAAAGAAACATTAGTACTATTAGCCGAACAATATGGCATAACGGAAGAACAAATAATCACGGCTACCGAGAACGCGACCACAGCCGTTGAAGAAGGTAATTTAAGACAGATTACTTCATACGAGGAACTAAAAGACGAACATAAAGAAGCATTCGACAACATGAAAGAAAAGTATGACGAGTTAGCTGACAATGCAACTAATGCCTTTGATCGAATGAATGATGAATCAAAGGTTACAGCTGATGAAATGATCGATAACCTTGAGCATAACCAGCAAATGACGGAGCAATGGGGTGAAAACGTTGCTGAATTGTATGACTGGGCAGGGAAGGAAGGTCATGACGGATTTTTACAATGGCTTGAAACAATGGGACCGGAATCAGCCGCGGAGTTACAAGTTGTCTCAGATATGAGTGAGGGTGAGTTAGACCGATTTGCAGAATTGATGGGAGAAGGTGCTAACGTTGCGACGGATAGCCTTAAAACCTCGTTAGGGGATGGGTTTGACGAAGCAGTAGATGTAATGACGGGGTTTGTGGATGATGGTTCTTCTACCTTAAGGGATCAGATTGAAAATTCTGGTTTTGATGAAATCGGGAGTATGATTCCAGAAGGTTTAATTGATGGTGTTGAAGGTGGCGCACCTAAGGTTGAGGGGACATCATCACAATTAGCTGAGGGAACAGCTGACGCGTTTAAGCGAGAAGCAGGGATACAAAGTCCGTCAACAGTGTTTAGGGGATTTGGATCTGATATTACGGAAGGTCTATCGTTAGGTATCACAGATGGAACAAACAGGGTTGTCCAAGCTATCCAGAAAATGTTTAAGTCGGTGCAAGATGATTCGGAGAGAAGTTTTAAGACCATCACTCAAAATCACGATCAATCGGTTAGCGTAATCGAAAGAACATTAAATAAACTACCCGGCATCACACAGAAAGCTATGTCAAATATGCTTAATAGGTTGAGATCTGGCGCGACGTCTCAAGTGGCAATTATGAGGTCGCTCTCAAGCAATCTCACTAGCCCATTTAGCAGAACGCCGTCTCAATTTAATTCGATTGGCAGAAATGCAATGAGTGGATTAAATGCGGGTTTAATTGCCGGTAGAGGGAGAGTGATGTCAACAGCGAGAAGTATCGCTAATCAAGTTGCTAGCACAATGCAACGATCACTAAGAATCCACTCCCCGTCACGAGTCATGAAAGATGACGTTGGTAAATGGATACCTGAGGGCATCGCTATAGGGATTAGAGATAACGCAAAATCCGTTTATAAAGAGTTAGACAATCTATCTGATAACATGATAACAACAGCCACGCCAGAACAGGCGGCTGGAGCAAATAGAATGGCTTATTCGAGCGGTGGGAGTGTTGTTGATGCCGCTAGGCAAGCTAGTACGGTATCTGTCAATAGAAGTCAAGACAGACCTAATGAAAAACAACCAGCATTTATTACGATGATCCTTGGTGGGAAAGAGTTTAAAACGTTTGTAAAGGATATAACACAAGTACAAGAACGAGAACAACATACATTAAAAATGTTTAGGGGGTGA
- a CDS encoding phage tail terminator protein, whose product MDFIERLADRVNEIQGLPVTCRIGYLGTDESFVVYPLPGSRVVSRFMDGMSDQQLNFEFAMKSKSQSEIHSTLWLVQNKLEKLKNLESHDGSFEFEELIITNKPYINNADDQGWFVFLLDVQANITVFKEDE is encoded by the coding sequence ATGGATTTTATAGAGAGATTAGCTGATAGAGTAAATGAAATACAAGGGCTCCCTGTTACATGTAGGATCGGTTATCTCGGTACAGATGAATCATTTGTGGTTTATCCGTTGCCCGGTTCCCGTGTGGTCTCGAGGTTTATGGATGGAATGAGCGACCAACAACTAAACTTCGAATTTGCGATGAAGTCTAAGTCGCAAAGTGAAATTCACAGTACTTTGTGGCTTGTTCAAAACAAGTTAGAAAAATTAAAGAATTTAGAAAGTCACGACGGCAGCTTTGAATTTGAAGAATTAATCATAACGAACAAGCCTTACATCAATAACGCTGATGATCAAGGTTGGTTCGTTTTTTTATTGGATGTACAAGCAAATATCACGGTATTCAAGGAGGATGAATAA
- a CDS encoding distal tail protein Dit, with the protein MFFNGIDLTPYLRIKDIRGRGIINRNINAITSPGMHGEHLSSIEYPSKYLEIDIRIVNEELRGAIDDLNSIFSADEPVPIIFPDEPDMTYYGTVEGSSESGEKVHLHRHDTTIFVRRSDPRKYGFEKTADFPSDAVTLKNEGTAEADPIFEFEATEPVTFAMIQNQDEQYQMIGRPAEHEEEVVSTRTLLLEERGDNLDEWDTTPVEVDGGDVSGHLSTDGEGITVPDYGSGDEWHGPALIKEVPEIQDFEVQMHLQGRTYTAEETYRIEFYLYDDSMNVLGKMAVVDSLPTVMRKDAEGRVGPFAGRFVNYPLSSRNYRRNWDFFFGMVRMRRIGKRFECYVTRIANDGARHVLNLDTSFVDSEEDFQGRLKYVQIHIGKYSESVSAYAPKINIFRVFELTEETQDQTPYIANEGDIITFDHKTDELLINGEDRTDLKDFGGEYFKLRKGENHLVVHPSDSFNASVRYRERFR; encoded by the coding sequence GTGTTTTTTAATGGTATCGATTTAACACCGTATTTAAGAATAAAAGACATCCGTGGAAGAGGAATAATAAACAGAAACATAAATGCAATCACATCCCCCGGAATGCACGGAGAGCATTTATCATCAATTGAATACCCGTCAAAATATCTCGAAATTGACATACGTATTGTTAACGAAGAATTAAGAGGGGCGATCGATGATTTAAATAGCATATTTTCAGCTGATGAGCCTGTACCGATCATATTCCCAGATGAGCCAGATATGACTTACTACGGGACGGTGGAAGGGTCAAGCGAATCGGGTGAAAAGGTTCATTTACACCGTCATGATACAACGATTTTTGTAAGGCGTTCCGATCCTCGGAAATACGGATTCGAAAAAACAGCCGACTTCCCATCCGATGCCGTCACTCTCAAAAACGAAGGCACAGCCGAAGCAGACCCGATCTTCGAATTTGAAGCAACTGAACCTGTCACCTTTGCTATGATCCAAAACCAAGATGAGCAGTATCAAATGATCGGTCGTCCGGCTGAACATGAAGAAGAAGTCGTAAGCACACGAACGCTGCTGCTTGAAGAGCGTGGAGATAACTTAGACGAATGGGATACAACGCCTGTTGAAGTCGATGGCGGTGACGTTAGTGGCCATTTAAGTACGGATGGTGAGGGTATCACCGTTCCGGATTACGGTAGTGGTGATGAATGGCATGGTCCCGCTCTGATTAAAGAAGTTCCGGAGATACAAGACTTTGAAGTCCAGATGCATCTACAAGGGCGAACGTATACCGCCGAGGAAACTTACCGCATTGAGTTTTATTTATATGACGACAGTATGAATGTGTTGGGGAAAATGGCTGTTGTCGATAGCTTACCTACTGTGATGAGAAAAGATGCAGAAGGACGTGTCGGGCCGTTTGCCGGACGCTTTGTAAACTACCCTTTATCCTCTCGAAACTACCGAAGAAACTGGGACTTCTTTTTCGGAATGGTTCGGATGCGCCGGATCGGAAAGCGGTTTGAATGTTACGTGACACGGATTGCGAACGATGGAGCAAGGCACGTTTTAAATCTTGATACATCTTTTGTGGATAGCGAGGAAGATTTTCAAGGCAGACTGAAATACGTTCAAATCCACATCGGGAAGTACAGCGAATCAGTAAGCGCCTATGCTCCAAAGATTAATATTTTCCGGGTTTTTGAGCTCACGGAGGAAACACAAGATCAAACACCATATATCGCCAATGAAGGTGACATCATTACGTTTGATCATAAAACAGATGAGCTGCTTATTAACGGTGAGGACCGGACGGATTTAAAGGACTTTGGCGGGGAGTATTTCAAGCTGAGAAAAGGCGAAAATCATCTTGTTGTACATCCTAGTGATAGTTTTAATGCGAGTGTTAGGTATAGGGAGAGGTTTAGATAG
- a CDS encoding phage tail spike protein produces the protein MIHITDGQTDKILDDITDKYILSNNHRQSLKDMLETFEFETFADKPFSEHLGDHNRVVILNEDRGYTEFVIHEAAKFRDSNGSLQAEVYASASYLLLKKAKVIEPQTLSEYTPSTAASFTVGDTEWRTGTIEGSGYRTFHIENHTNPFALLKRIAREFELELRFRVEVDGNRITGRFVDLLERVGKWRGREVEFGRDLLGIRRTEKTDNIVTALVGLGPVREDGTRLEVLVEDQEALARWGRNGQHLIEVYEPQSTRSDMTEEELTQYTRTELDKRINAVVEYESDIADLENVPGMENKKIRFGDTIKIKDTKFNPPLYLEARVHTQDRDIVDKSNKHVELGDFIEYTEEEVRSIWQELQAEIRQKVSEYDLVEYTYDKGEIDQKDEGVYLDGTQYTDVVAETAEERAKRHAEEEAKREAEEAEQRAKEYAVAKEEYDAKVAELVSDIADKTDFEYVDGQLVLKADDSRVDAIDSTVGDLETTSNNLLQRVSDNEDELLDHDGRITTVSTHVDDVEGTLNATITDLSNLDDTVSQQQTSIDANASAIALKASQDDLDTVSGDVSSISSELEVQAGRIDLKAEQSSLENLEGDVTSVSNDLSELSVDVDGISTNVSSLQAEVDGFEIGGRNLLRNSDFSSGLDRWSANSPSSINVVSEGLEVDVQHSQVIPRQDISMRILQEDKLTAQVKIKIGNHDLLEGISFRFANTLTLALYKITDLGDGWKQYIFQNEASTNYDFSGVVGLFDIDDDISFIINEIKLEKGNRATDWTPAPEDVDDAIISVEEYASSIDQKADSIIIDVNSLEQITDDHGTQISEANSNITALSDEIDLRVKTEDYQADQDGVINRFESNEANITNLGDAIELRVEREEFEKRVIHKVANLPSAGSGSYSSGYGNHITVTKDTQIASCTIYSDSPSSTEIRLYEGHGTSGEIVDRIQVDLEEGENRVDINFVLKANQGYYTMYGSGGSMFRSSDASHPYETDNFSVVGTTANGDNFYYYFYDLLISEGIGRGVPQAFTAIESNADQIALRAEKTELDTTNQSLNEAWAELSIQSDEIDARVEKNGVIAAFNLSPESALLEAERIALDGYVEAKHIKSLEGLNVNDQFVVDNSGNVTFAGNLQGASGTFHGELEGAKVIGAEIEGSAFNTSGSDGEIRIEGDTIEQYLGDMESIGDRRNIAKLSSGYIEVFEELRTGENTVSVEWSTRIRDGELLMSQGPYGAFVNSYEIGFGGSSLQKSGLRHDSRENLVLFSEAEGRVIVDGTLELTDLQFTDTSGIRFDEYGNMWAGETATDLANWAFLDYDGDRQMTIRYGSGRDKKTIFHKDIEVDQSVTQFMMPNNGRVAFVDSSGNEILGVRDEIGGDNNSSIRLPGLETYTTSLSPNLYVSSANNVIRSTSAKKYKRDIEPIDDWYAEQFFNKAQPSWYRSKCPSDPKHHGYYGYIADDVAEFEPRLATYGENGEPEGFNYDRVPALLHVIQRKDRKRITSVEEDIDRIGYDVNFLKMENELLKAEINKMKEGYNEA, from the coding sequence TTGATACACATTACAGACGGTCAAACCGATAAGATATTAGACGACATAACAGATAAGTACATCCTGTCTAATAACCATCGTCAATCACTTAAAGATATGCTCGAAACGTTCGAATTCGAAACTTTTGCGGACAAGCCATTTTCCGAGCATTTAGGCGATCACAACCGTGTTGTCATCCTGAATGAGGACAGAGGATATACGGAATTTGTGATCCATGAAGCGGCTAAATTCAGAGACAGCAACGGTTCCCTCCAAGCAGAAGTATACGCATCAGCATCCTATCTGCTGTTGAAAAAAGCAAAGGTGATCGAACCGCAAACATTAAGTGAGTACACGCCATCCACGGCTGCAAGTTTTACGGTAGGCGACACTGAATGGAGAACGGGTACTATCGAAGGGAGCGGATACCGAACATTCCACATCGAGAACCACACGAATCCTTTTGCTTTGTTGAAGCGCATCGCCCGAGAGTTTGAATTAGAGTTACGTTTTAGGGTCGAAGTGGACGGCAACCGTATCACCGGCAGATTCGTAGATTTACTCGAGCGTGTTGGAAAATGGAGAGGGCGAGAGGTTGAATTTGGTCGTGACCTTTTAGGAATTAGGCGTACCGAAAAGACAGACAATATCGTTACTGCTCTAGTTGGTCTTGGTCCTGTGCGAGAAGATGGTACACGCTTAGAAGTGCTAGTCGAAGATCAAGAAGCATTAGCGCGTTGGGGGCGTAATGGTCAACATTTAATTGAGGTTTACGAACCACAGTCAACGCGATCAGATATGACAGAAGAAGAACTAACACAGTACACTCGCACCGAGTTAGACAAACGCATTAACGCTGTTGTCGAATATGAGTCAGATATTGCTGACCTCGAAAACGTTCCGGGCATGGAAAACAAGAAAATTCGGTTTGGCGACACGATCAAAATTAAGGATACAAAGTTTAATCCGCCTTTATATCTCGAAGCTCGTGTCCATACGCAAGATCGGGATATCGTCGACAAGTCTAACAAGCACGTCGAACTCGGCGACTTTATCGAATACACCGAAGAGGAAGTGAGATCGATATGGCAAGAGTTGCAGGCGGAAATACGGCAGAAGGTTAGTGAGTACGACTTAGTAGAGTACACGTATGACAAAGGTGAGATCGATCAAAAGGACGAGGGTGTTTACCTCGATGGCACTCAATATACCGATGTGGTTGCTGAGACCGCGGAAGAAAGAGCAAAGCGACACGCCGAAGAAGAAGCAAAGCGTGAGGCGGAAGAAGCCGAACAAAGAGCGAAAGAGTACGCCGTAGCGAAAGAAGAATACGATGCAAAAGTTGCTGAGTTAGTTAGTGACATCGCCGACAAAACCGACTTTGAATACGTCGACGGTCAGCTCGTCTTAAAAGCCGATGACAGCCGTGTGGATGCCATTGATAGTACGGTCGGCGATTTAGAAACGACGTCGAATAATCTATTACAACGCGTCTCCGACAACGAAGACGAGCTACTAGATCATGACGGCAGGATTACTACCGTATCTACCCATGTTGACGATGTGGAAGGCACGTTAAATGCAACAATCACTGATTTAAGCAATCTTGATGACACAGTTAGTCAACAGCAAACGTCTATTGATGCAAACGCAAGCGCTATTGCATTAAAAGCTAGTCAAGATGATTTGGATACGGTGAGCGGTGATGTATCTAGTATATCTTCGGAATTAGAGGTACAAGCAGGCAGGATAGATTTAAAAGCGGAGCAATCATCATTAGAGAATTTAGAGGGCGATGTGACGAGTGTTAGTAATGATCTTAGCGAGTTGAGCGTTGATGTTGATGGTATTAGCACGAACGTTAGTAGCTTGCAGGCTGAGGTTGATGGTTTCGAGATTGGTGGGCGGAATCTTCTTCGCAATAGTGACTTTTCTAGCGGATTAGACAGATGGTCAGCAAATTCACCAAGTTCTATAAATGTAGTTAGTGAGGGATTAGAGGTGGATGTTCAGCATTCCCAGGTAATCCCTCGTCAAGACATCTCAATGAGAATACTACAAGAGGATAAGCTGACAGCACAAGTTAAAATTAAAATTGGCAATCATGATTTATTGGAAGGGATAAGCTTTAGGTTCGCTAACACATTAACTTTAGCATTGTATAAAATAACCGATTTAGGCGACGGGTGGAAGCAGTACATCTTTCAGAATGAAGCAAGCACAAACTATGATTTTAGTGGTGTCGTTGGTCTTTTCGATATAGATGACGATATATCCTTCATTATCAACGAAATCAAACTCGAAAAAGGAAATCGTGCAACCGATTGGACACCGGCACCCGAAGATGTTGACGATGCAATTATATCCGTTGAGGAATACGCATCTTCCATCGATCAAAAAGCTGACTCAATCATCATCGATGTGAATTCCTTAGAACAAATCACAGACGACCACGGTACACAAATCAGCGAAGCAAACAGCAATATAACAGCGTTATCTGACGAGATCGACTTGCGAGTGAAAACAGAAGATTATCAAGCAGATCAAGACGGTGTGATTAATCGTTTTGAATCGAATGAAGCGAATATTACTAATTTAGGTGATGCGATTGAATTGAGGGTTGAGCGGGAGGAGTTTGAAAAAAGAGTTATTCATAAGGTGGCTAATTTGCCTAGTGCAGGTAGCGGATCTTATAGTTCTGGATACGGAAATCATATCACCGTGACAAAAGATACACAGATAGCTTCGTGTACAATATATTCAGACTCGCCCTCCTCTACGGAGATTAGATTATATGAAGGTCATGGGACATCTGGAGAAATAGTAGACAGAATTCAAGTTGATCTTGAAGAGGGTGAGAATAGAGTAGATATAAATTTTGTCCTCAAAGCAAATCAAGGGTATTATACAATGTACGGTAGTGGCGGTAGTATGTTTAGAAGTAGCGATGCCTCTCATCCATATGAAACCGATAACTTCTCTGTTGTTGGTACAACGGCAAACGGAGATAATTTTTATTACTATTTTTACGACTTGTTAATATCCGAAGGTATTGGACGTGGGGTTCCCCAAGCCTTTACCGCCATTGAATCAAACGCTGATCAGATTGCCTTACGAGCAGAAAAAACAGAACTCGATACAACAAATCAAAGTCTTAATGAAGCGTGGGCAGAACTTTCTATCCAATCAGATGAGATCGATGCCAGGGTGGAGAAAAACGGAGTCATTGCAGCCTTTAATCTATCGCCCGAATCCGCACTATTAGAAGCGGAGCGAATCGCCCTAGACGGCTACGTGGAAGCCAAGCACATTAAGTCTCTCGAAGGCTTAAATGTGAATGATCAGTTTGTTGTAGATAACAGTGGTAATGTCACTTTTGCTGGTAATTTGCAAGGGGCATCCGGCACCTTTCACGGAGAACTTGAAGGAGCTAAAGTCATAGGGGCTGAAATTGAAGGCTCTGCTTTCAACACATCTGGATCAGATGGTGAGATTAGGATCGAAGGAGACACGATTGAGCAGTATTTAGGCGACATGGAGTCAATCGGTGATCGGAGAAATATCGCAAAACTATCATCTGGATATATCGAAGTATTTGAGGAGCTACGGACTGGCGAAAACACAGTGTCAGTTGAATGGTCTACGAGAATTAGAGACGGAGAATTATTGATGTCACAAGGTCCGTATGGCGCTTTCGTAAATTCCTATGAAATTGGCTTTGGCGGAAGTAGCTTGCAAAAGTCTGGATTACGTCATGACTCAAGGGAGAATCTAGTCTTATTCTCCGAAGCCGAAGGGCGTGTCATTGTAGACGGAACACTAGAGTTAACCGATTTACAGTTCACAGACACGAGCGGTATTCGCTTTGATGAATACGGAAACATGTGGGCAGGAGAAACCGCAACAGATTTAGCGAACTGGGCTTTCTTGGACTACGATGGTGATCGCCAAATGACGATTCGGTATGGGTCTGGAAGAGACAAAAAGACGATTTTTCATAAGGATATTGAAGTGGATCAATCTGTCACTCAGTTTATGATGCCAAACAATGGGCGAGTTGCGTTTGTTGATTCAAGCGGAAACGAAATTTTAGGTGTACGTGATGAGATCGGCGGAGATAACAACAGTTCGATTCGATTGCCGGGACTAGAGACATATACAACCTCTTTAAGTCCGAATTTGTATGTATCATCCGCAAACAACGTTATACGGTCAACCTCGGCTAAAAAATACAAACGAGATATCGAGCCGATTGATGATTGGTATGCGGAACAATTCTTCAATAAAGCACAACCTTCTTGGTATCGTTCGAAGTGCCCTTCCGACCCAAAACACCACGGCTATTACGGTTATATTGCAGACGATGTAGCTGAATTTGAGCCTCGGTTAGCTACTTACGGAGAGAATGGAGAGCCGGAGGGATTCAATTACGACCGTGTACCCGCTTTGTTACATGTCATTCAACGTAAAGACCGCAAACGGATTACATCTGTCGAAGAAGATATTGACCGGATCGGCTATGACGTAAACTTTTTGAAAATGGAGAATGAGTTGCTAAAAGCTGAAATAAACAAAATGAAGGAGGGTTACAATGAAGCATGA